The following are encoded in a window of Sinorhizobium sojae CCBAU 05684 genomic DNA:
- the rplP gene encoding 50S ribosomal protein L16: MLQPKRTKYRKQFKGRIKGIAKGGSSLAFGEFGLKAQEPNRVNAREIEAARRAITRYMKRAGRVWIRVFPDVPVTAKPTEVRMGKGKGSVEYWACKVKPGRMMFEIDGVSEEIAREALRLGAAKLSVKTRFVQRIAE; encoded by the coding sequence ATGTTGCAGCCAAAGCGTACGAAGTATCGCAAGCAGTTCAAGGGGCGCATCAAGGGCATCGCCAAGGGCGGTTCCTCGCTTGCTTTCGGAGAATTCGGCCTGAAGGCTCAGGAGCCGAACCGCGTCAACGCACGTGAGATCGAGGCGGCTCGCCGCGCGATCACCCGCTATATGAAGCGCGCCGGCCGCGTTTGGATCCGAGTGTTCCCGGATGTTCCGGTCACCGCCAAGCCGACGGAAGTTCGCATGGGTAAGGGTAAGGGCTCGGTCGAATACTGGGCATGCAAGGTCAAGCCCGGCCGTATGATGTTCGAGATCGATGGTGTCAGCGAAGAGATCGCCCGTGAGGCACTTCGTCTTGGCGCTGCCAAGCTCTCTGTCAAGACGCGCTTCGTGCAGCGTATCGCAGAGTAA
- the rpmC gene encoding 50S ribosomal protein L29, translating into MKAADVRALSADQLKEELAKLKKEQFNLRFQKATGQLEKSSRVNEVRKDIARIKTIARQKAAEAKA; encoded by the coding sequence ATGAAAGCCGCAGATGTTCGCGCTCTGAGCGCCGACCAACTCAAGGAAGAGCTTGCCAAGCTGAAGAAGGAGCAGTTCAACCTGCGCTTCCAGAAGGCAACTGGCCAGCTCGAGAAGTCTTCGCGTGTCAACGAAGTCCGCAAGGACATCGCACGCATCAAAACCATCGCCCGCCAGAAGGCGGCAGAAGCCAAGGCCTAA
- the rpsQ gene encoding 30S ribosomal protein S17, producing MPKRILQGTVVSDKNDKTVVVKVERRFAHPILQKTVRRSKKYKAHDENNQFKVGDVVSIQECAPISKDKRWTVVSAQA from the coding sequence ATGCCGAAACGCATTCTGCAGGGCACCGTCGTCAGCGACAAGAACGACAAGACCGTCGTCGTCAAGGTCGAGCGCCGCTTTGCGCACCCGATCCTTCAGAAGACCGTACGTCGTTCCAAGAAGTACAAGGCTCACGACGAGAACAATCAGTTCAAGGTCGGCGACGTCGTTTCCATCCAGGAATGCGCGCCGATTTCAAAGGACAAGCGCTGGACGGTGGTTTCCGCCCAGGCTTGA
- the rplN gene encoding 50S ribosomal protein L14: MIQMQTNLDVADNSGARRVMCIKVLGGSKRKYASIGDIIVVSIKEAIPRGRVKKGDVMKAVVVRTAKDIRRPDGSVIRFDTNAAVLIDNKREPIGTRIFGPVPRELRAKNHMKIISLAPEVL; the protein is encoded by the coding sequence ATGATTCAGATGCAAACAAACCTCGACGTGGCGGATAATTCCGGCGCACGTCGTGTCATGTGCATCAAGGTGCTGGGCGGCTCCAAGCGCAAATACGCGTCGATCGGCGACATCATCGTCGTCTCGATCAAGGAAGCCATTCCGCGCGGCCGCGTGAAGAAGGGTGACGTCATGAAGGCTGTTGTCGTTCGCACCGCGAAGGACATCCGCCGTCCGGATGGCAGCGTCATCCGTTTCGACACCAACGCAGCCGTTCTCATCGACAACAAGAGAGAGCCGATCGGCACCCGCATCTTCGGACCGGTTCCGCGCGAACTTCGCGCCAAGAACCACATGAAGATCATCTCGCTGGCTCCGGAAGTACTCTAA
- the rplX gene encoding 50S ribosomal protein L24, with protein MQKIRKGDKVVILTGKDKGRTGEVIQVMPKEDRAVVRGVNMVKRHQRQTQNQEAGIITKEAPIHLSNIAIADPKDGKPTRVGFKVDGDKKVRVAKRSGEVIDG; from the coding sequence ATGCAAAAGATTCGCAAAGGCGACAAGGTCGTCATTCTCACCGGCAAGGACAAGGGCCGTACCGGCGAAGTCATCCAGGTCATGCCTAAGGAAGACCGGGCAGTGGTTCGCGGCGTCAACATGGTGAAGCGTCACCAGCGCCAGACCCAGAACCAGGAAGCCGGCATCATTACCAAGGAAGCCCCGATCCACCTGTCGAACATCGCGATCGCCGATCCGAAGGACGGCAAGCCGACCCGCGTCGGTTTCAAGGTCGATGGTGACAAGAAGGTCCGCGTGGCCAAGCGTTCGGGAGAAGTGATCGATGGCTAA
- the rplE gene encoding 50S ribosomal protein L5 — MAKTAYEPRLKKEYVERIRKAMQEQFSYANEMQIPRLEKIVINMGVGEATGDSKKPSVAAADLAAIAGQKPVITRARNSIAGFKLREGMPIGAKVTLRGVRMYEFLDRLVNIALPRVRDFRGLNPKSFDGRGNFAMGVKEHIVFPEINYDKVDQMWGMDIIVCTTAKTDDEARALLKEFNFPFRQ, encoded by the coding sequence ATGGCTAAGACCGCTTATGAGCCGCGGCTCAAGAAGGAATATGTAGAGCGCATCCGCAAGGCGATGCAGGAGCAGTTCTCCTACGCCAATGAAATGCAGATTCCGCGCCTCGAAAAGATCGTCATCAACATGGGTGTTGGCGAAGCGACCGGCGACTCCAAGAAGCCGTCCGTTGCTGCCGCCGACCTCGCTGCGATTGCCGGCCAGAAGCCGGTAATCACCCGCGCACGCAACTCCATCGCTGGCTTCAAGCTTCGCGAAGGCATGCCGATTGGTGCCAAGGTTACCCTGCGCGGCGTTCGGATGTATGAGTTCCTGGATCGTCTCGTGAACATCGCCCTGCCGCGCGTTCGCGACTTCCGTGGCCTCAATCCGAAATCCTTCGATGGTCGTGGCAATTTCGCCATGGGCGTCAAGGAGCACATTGTGTTCCCTGAGATCAACTACGACAAGGTTGATCAGATGTGGGGCATGGACATCATCGTTTGCACGACGGCCAAGACCGACGACGAAGCTCGCGCTCTGCTTAAAGAGTTCAACTTCCCGTTCCGTCAGTAA
- the rpsN gene encoding 30S ribosomal protein S14, which produces MAKTSAVEKNKRRRKLVANHAAKRAALKAIIMNQSLPIEERFKATLKLSELPRDGSKTRIRNRCEVTGRPRAYYRKLRMSRIALRELGNLGKVPGVVKSSW; this is translated from the coding sequence ATGGCGAAAACGAGCGCAGTTGAAAAGAACAAGCGCCGCCGCAAACTGGTTGCCAACCACGCCGCCAAGCGCGCGGCCCTCAAGGCAATCATCATGAACCAGTCGTTGCCGATCGAAGAGCGGTTCAAGGCAACCCTCAAGCTGTCCGAGTTGCCGCGCGACGGGTCTAAGACCCGCATCCGCAATCGCTGCGAAGTCACCGGCCGTCCGCGCGCCTACTATCGCAAGCTGCGCATGTCGCGTATTGCGCTTCGCGAACTGGGCAATCTCGGCAAGGTGCCGGGCGTGGTCAAGTCGAGCTGGTAA
- the rpsH gene encoding 30S ribosomal protein S8 codes for MAMTDPLGDMLTRIRNGAARRKSSVSTPASKLRARVLDVLQAEGYIRGYSEVEFGNGKAELNIELKYYEGASVIREIARVSKPGRRVYVSVKSIPQVANGLGITILSTPKGVMADHQAREQNVGGEILCSVF; via the coding sequence ATGGCAATGACTGATCCTTTGGGCGATATGCTCACCCGTATCCGCAACGGCGCTGCACGCCGCAAGTCGAGCGTCAGCACGCCGGCTTCCAAGCTCCGCGCGCGCGTTCTGGATGTCCTTCAGGCTGAAGGCTACATCCGCGGATACTCCGAGGTCGAATTCGGCAACGGCAAGGCCGAGCTGAACATCGAGCTGAAGTACTATGAAGGCGCGTCCGTGATCCGCGAGATCGCACGCGTTTCCAAGCCGGGCCGCCGGGTTTATGTCTCGGTCAAGTCCATTCCGCAGGTCGCGAACGGCCTCGGCATCACCATCCTTTCGACCCCGAAGGGCGTGATGGCCGATCATCAGGCACGCGAACAGAATGTTGGTGGCGAGATTCTTTGCTCGGTCTTCTAA
- the rplF gene encoding 50S ribosomal protein L6 has translation MSRIGKKPVPVPAGVTASVDGQKVTAKGPKGELFFVANDEVSVKLEENTVVVQPVNQTKDARSKWGMSRTMIENIFKGVKDGYERKLEINGVGYRASMQGKNLQLALGFSHDVVYQTPEGITIAVPKPTEIVVSGINKQQVGQVAAEIREYRGPEPYKGKGVKYAEERIVRKEGKKK, from the coding sequence ATGTCTCGTATCGGTAAAAAACCCGTTCCGGTTCCGGCAGGCGTCACGGCTAGCGTCGATGGCCAGAAGGTAACGGCGAAGGGTCCGAAGGGCGAACTGTTCTTCGTCGCAAACGACGAAGTCTCGGTAAAGCTCGAAGAAAATACGGTAGTCGTTCAGCCGGTCAACCAGACCAAGGATGCTCGCTCGAAGTGGGGCATGTCCCGCACGATGATCGAGAACATCTTCAAGGGCGTCAAGGATGGCTACGAGCGCAAGCTCGAGATCAACGGCGTGGGTTACCGCGCGTCCATGCAGGGCAAGAACCTGCAGTTGGCGCTCGGTTTCAGCCACGACGTCGTCTACCAGACGCCGGAAGGCATCACGATCGCTGTGCCGAAGCCGACGGAAATCGTCGTCTCCGGTATCAACAAGCAGCAGGTCGGCCAGGTTGCCGCGGAAATCCGCGAATACCGCGGCCCCGAGCCCTACAAGGGCAAGGGTGTCAAGTATGCCGAAGAGCGGATCGTCCGCAAAGAAGGCAAGAAGAAGTAA
- the rplR gene encoding 50S ribosomal protein L18, translated as MASRKDTLVRRASRVRRQIKAVANGRPRLSVHRSSKNIYAQIIDDVAGKTLASASTLETDLKSSLKTGADTAAAAAVGKLIAERASKAGVKDVVFDRGAFIYHGRVKALAEAAREGGLNF; from the coding sequence ATGGCTAGCAGGAAAGATACTCTTGTGCGTCGCGCCAGCCGCGTGCGCCGTCAAATCAAGGCGGTGGCCAACGGCCGGCCGCGGCTGTCGGTTCATCGCTCGTCGAAGAACATCTACGCGCAGATCATCGATGACGTTGCCGGCAAGACCCTTGCCTCCGCTTCGACCCTCGAAACGGATCTGAAGTCTTCGCTGAAGACGGGCGCCGACACGGCCGCTGCTGCAGCCGTCGGTAAGCTCATTGCCGAGCGCGCTTCCAAGGCGGGCGTCAAGGACGTTGTCTTTGATCGCGGCGCCTTCATCTACCACGGCCGCGTCAAGGCGCTGGCCGAGGCAGCCCGCGAAGGTGGCCTGAACTTCTAA
- the rpsE gene encoding 30S ribosomal protein S5, translating into MAQERRGSREDRQSREERDSEFVDKLVAINRVAKVVKGGRRFGFAALVVVGDQKGRVGFGHGKAREVPEAIRKATEAAKRDLIFVPLRGGRTLHHDVNGRHGAGKVLLRAAKPGTGIIAGGPMRAVFETLGVHDVVAKSTGSSNPYNMVRATFDALKNQMHPKDIAAQRGMKYATLQARRVAAGAASEE; encoded by the coding sequence ATGGCACAAGAAAGAAGAGGCTCTCGCGAAGATCGCCAGAGCCGCGAAGAGCGCGACAGCGAATTTGTCGACAAGCTCGTTGCTATCAACCGCGTCGCCAAAGTGGTGAAGGGCGGTCGCCGTTTCGGTTTCGCCGCCCTCGTCGTCGTTGGCGACCAGAAGGGCCGTGTTGGCTTCGGCCATGGCAAGGCACGCGAAGTGCCGGAAGCCATCCGCAAGGCAACGGAAGCCGCTAAGCGCGACCTGATCTTCGTGCCGCTGCGTGGCGGTCGCACGCTGCATCACGACGTCAACGGCCGTCACGGCGCCGGTAAGGTGCTGCTGCGCGCGGCCAAGCCCGGCACCGGTATCATCGCGGGCGGCCCGATGCGTGCCGTCTTCGAAACGCTCGGCGTTCACGACGTCGTCGCCAAGTCGACCGGATCGTCGAACCCCTACAACATGGTTCGTGCGACCTTCGACGCCCTGAAGAACCAGATGCACCCGAAGGACATCGCGGCACAGCGCGGCATGAAGTACGCCACGCTCCAGGCCCGTCGCGTTGCCGCCGGCGCTGCTTCCGAAGAATAA
- the rpmD gene encoding 50S ribosomal protein L30 — translation MAKKEVAKKTVTVEQIGSPIRRPAVQRQTLVGLGLNKMHRVRTLEDTPAVRGMIRAVQHLVRVVDEK, via the coding sequence ATGGCTAAGAAAGAAGTTGCCAAAAAGACGGTTACCGTCGAGCAGATTGGTAGCCCCATCCGCCGTCCGGCCGTACAGCGTCAGACGCTCGTCGGCCTGGGCCTCAACAAGATGCACCGGGTTCGCACGCTGGAGGATACTCCGGCCGTTCGCGGCATGATCCGGGCCGTCCAGCACCTCGTTCGCGTCGTCGACGAGAAGTGA
- the rplO gene encoding 50S ribosomal protein L15: MKLNEIKDNEGATKSRKRVGRGIGSGSGKTGGRGVKGQKARSGVSINGFEGGQMPIYRRLPKRGFNNIFASEYVVVSLGRIQAAVDANKLDASKTVDAAALKAAGVIRRAKDGVRVLGDGELKSKVSLEVAGASKSAVEKIEKAGGSIKLLAAAAAAE; encoded by the coding sequence ATGAAACTGAACGAAATCAAGGACAACGAAGGCGCGACCAAGAGCCGCAAGCGTGTCGGTCGCGGTATCGGTTCCGGATCCGGCAAAACCGGCGGCCGCGGCGTGAAGGGCCAGAAGGCTCGTTCGGGCGTCTCGATCAACGGCTTCGAAGGCGGTCAGATGCCCATCTACCGTCGTCTTCCGAAGCGCGGCTTCAACAACATCTTCGCCTCGGAATATGTTGTCGTGTCGCTTGGTCGGATCCAGGCTGCCGTCGACGCCAACAAGCTCGATGCGTCGAAGACGGTCGATGCGGCCGCCCTCAAGGCTGCGGGCGTCATCCGGCGCGCCAAGGACGGCGTCCGCGTTCTGGGCGATGGTGAACTGAAGTCGAAGGTCTCGCTCGAGGTTGCCGGCGCTTCCAAGTCTGCGGTCGAGAAGATCGAAAAGGCCGGCGGGTCGATCAAGCTGCTCGCAGCAGCAGCCGCCGCTGAATAA
- the secY gene encoding preprotein translocase subunit SecY, whose translation MASAAEQLASNLNFSTFAKAEDLKKRLWFTLGALLVYRLGTYIPLPGLNPEAFAQAFQGQSGGILGLFNMFAGGAVERMAIFALGIMPYISASIIVQLMTSVVPTLEQLKKEGEQGRKVINQYTRYGTVLLGTMQAYGIAVGLESGSGLVNDPGWFFRISTVISLLGGTMFLMWLGEQITSRGIGNGISLIIFAGIVAALPSALAGTLELGRTGALSTPLILAIIVMVVAVIALIVFVERAQRRLLIQYPKRQVGNRMFQGDTSHLPLKLNTSGVIPAIFASSLLLLPATAAGFANTATLPDWATAVVGALSHGQPLYMVLYGAMIAFFAFFYTAIVFNPKDTADNLKKHGGFIPGIRPGERTAEYIDYVLTRITVVGALYLVFVCILPEILISQTGVPFYLGGTSLLIVVSVTLDTVAQVQGHLIAQQYEGLIKKSKLRGGKRGR comes from the coding sequence ATGGCTTCTGCAGCGGAACAGCTCGCCTCGAACCTGAATTTTTCGACTTTCGCCAAAGCGGAAGATCTGAAGAAACGGCTCTGGTTCACACTCGGTGCGCTCCTGGTTTACCGTCTAGGCACCTATATCCCTCTGCCCGGTCTCAATCCGGAAGCCTTCGCTCAGGCCTTTCAGGGGCAGTCCGGCGGCATTCTCGGCCTGTTCAACATGTTTGCGGGCGGCGCAGTCGAGCGTATGGCGATCTTCGCACTCGGCATCATGCCCTATATCTCCGCCTCGATCATCGTTCAGCTGATGACGTCGGTCGTTCCGACGCTCGAGCAGCTGAAGAAGGAAGGCGAGCAGGGGCGAAAGGTCATCAACCAGTATACCCGCTACGGCACCGTGCTGCTGGGCACGATGCAGGCCTACGGCATTGCCGTCGGCCTTGAAAGCGGCAGCGGTCTCGTCAACGATCCGGGCTGGTTCTTCCGCATTTCCACCGTCATTTCGCTCCTCGGCGGCACGATGTTCCTGATGTGGCTTGGCGAGCAGATCACGTCGCGCGGTATCGGCAACGGCATCTCGCTCATCATCTTTGCCGGCATTGTCGCGGCCCTGCCGTCGGCGCTGGCCGGTACGCTGGAACTCGGCCGGACCGGCGCGCTGTCGACGCCGCTGATCCTTGCTATCATCGTTATGGTGGTTGCCGTGATCGCGCTGATCGTTTTCGTCGAGCGTGCGCAGCGCCGTCTGCTGATTCAGTATCCGAAGCGACAGGTGGGCAACCGCATGTTCCAGGGCGACACTTCGCATCTGCCGCTCAAGCTCAACACTTCGGGCGTGATCCCGGCGATCTTTGCATCGTCGCTCCTGTTGCTGCCGGCGACGGCTGCCGGCTTCGCCAATACCGCGACACTGCCCGACTGGGCAACGGCGGTTGTCGGCGCGCTGTCCCACGGTCAGCCGCTCTATATGGTGCTCTATGGTGCGATGATTGCTTTCTTCGCCTTCTTCTATACGGCGATCGTCTTCAATCCGAAGGACACCGCCGACAATCTGAAGAAGCACGGCGGCTTCATCCCGGGGATCCGTCCGGGCGAGCGCACCGCCGAATATATCGACTACGTGCTGACGCGCATCACCGTCGTCGGCGCGCTCTACCTGGTTTTCGTCTGTATTCTGCCTGAAATCCTTATCTCGCAGACCGGCGTGCCGTTCTACCTTGGTGGTACGTCGCTTTTGATTGTTGTCAGCGTCACCCTTGATACGGTAGCACAGGTTCAGGGTCATCTCATTGCCCAGCAATATGAGGGGCTGATCAAGAAGTCGAAGCTGCGCGGAGGAAAGAGGGGACGATGA
- a CDS encoding adenylate kinase, whose translation MRLIFLGPPGAGKGTQAKLLTERYGIPQLSTGDMLRSAVAQGSEVGKRAKAVMDAGQLVSDEIVNEIVSDRIEAPDCAKGFILDGYPRTVPQAIALDRMLEQKGMKLDAVIELKVDEGALVRRMENRVAETVAAGGNVRSDDNPEAFRRRLEEYRAKTAPLSAHYAGTGQLKTVDGMADVDTVSAEIEKILA comes from the coding sequence ATGAGACTTATTTTTTTGGGACCGCCGGGTGCTGGCAAGGGAACGCAGGCCAAGCTTCTGACGGAGAGATACGGCATTCCTCAGCTTTCTACTGGAGACATGCTCCGCTCCGCCGTCGCCCAAGGGAGTGAAGTCGGTAAGCGCGCGAAAGCGGTGATGGATGCGGGGCAACTCGTCTCCGACGAGATCGTCAATGAAATCGTTTCCGACCGCATCGAAGCTCCGGATTGCGCGAAGGGCTTCATCCTCGATGGTTATCCGCGGACGGTTCCGCAGGCGATTGCGCTCGACCGGATGCTCGAGCAGAAGGGCATGAAGCTCGACGCCGTCATCGAACTCAAAGTCGACGAGGGCGCTCTTGTGCGGCGCATGGAGAATCGCGTAGCGGAAACCGTGGCGGCGGGAGGAAACGTCCGTTCCGACGACAACCCTGAAGCCTTCCGGCGCCGGCTGGAGGAGTACCGGGCGAAGACCGCTCCGCTTTCGGCGCATTATGCAGGCACCGGCCAATTGAAGACGGTGGACGGCATGGCTGATGTCGACACGGTCAGCGCCGAAATCGAGAAGATTCTGGCCTAG